The following coding sequences lie in one Pan paniscus chromosome X, NHGRI_mPanPan1-v2.0_pri, whole genome shotgun sequence genomic window:
- the LOC134728370 gene encoding uncharacterized protein LOC134728370: MSRNGSWSLNSVLGLLASAGSILIQKSGLGGFRLAPLPQGIGSYRNPYRRCQQASPRSEVNSSVPQAVVTLMEQRGYGWLSNSRMLKYQGLLCENPQITLENVNTLNPATLLPVEEPDWKDAGLPHSWQDLPHCCINMVDKVFPSQEDLRDSPLESPDVKYFTDGSSFITDGVRYAGYAVVTQHSVVEAQALPSGTSAKKAELIALTRALLLAKGKKVNIYTDSKYAFATLHAHGGIHKERGLLTTEGKEIKNKEEILQLLEAVWPLEKVAVIHCKGHQIRKSYEVQGNRKADQEAWQAAMSMASPEERTLAMPLLLEPPLLEVPPYSSSEKACFVLETGKYIKGGWWLFSDGRLDVPETIASRFVKQIHQRTHTGN, from the coding sequence ATGTCAAGGAATGGCAGTTGGAGTCTTAACTCAGTTCTTGGGCTCTTGGCATCGGCCGGTAGCATACTTATCCAAAAGAGTGGACTTGGTGGCTTTAGGTTGGCCCCACTGCCTCAGGGCATTGGCAGCTACCGCAATCCTTATAGAAGATGCCAACAAGCTAGCCCTAGGTCAGAAGTTAATAGTTCAGTGCCACAGGCCGTAGTCACCTTAATGGAGCAAAGAGGATATGGTTGGCTGTCCAACTCTAGAATGCTAAAGTATCAAGGGCTTCTATGTGAAAATCCCCAGATAACACTAGAGAATGTAAATACCTTGAACCCAGCTACCCTGCTGCCTGTGGAGGAACCCGATTGGAAGGATGCTGGGTTGCCTCACTCCTGGCAGGACCTTCCCCACTGTTGCATAAATATGGTGGACAAAGTGTTCCCGAGCCAGGAAGACCTCAGAGATTCCCCCTTGGAGAGCCCAGATGTTAAATACTTCACTGATGGTAGCAGTTTCATAACAGATGGGGTGAGATATGCAGGATATGCAGTAGTGACCCAACACTCAGTGGTTGAGGCTCAAGCCTTACCTTCTGGGACTTCCGCTAAGAAGGCTGAATTAATAGCATTAACCAGAGCACTGTTATTGGCCAAGGGGAAGAAAGTAAACATATATACTGACTCAAAATATGCTTTTGCAACCCTGCACGCCCATGGGGGAATACACAAAGAGAGAGGACTTTTGACtactgaaggaaaagaaataaaaaataaagaggaaattttGCAATTATTGGAAGCCGTATGGCCTCTGGAGAAGGTGGCTGTCATTCATTGCAAAGGACACCAAATCAGGAAAAGCTATGAGGTGCAGGGCAACAGAAAGGCAGACCAAGAGGCTTGGCAGGCAGCAATGAGCATGGCTTCACCTGAAGAAAGAACTCTAGCAATGCCTCTCCTTCTAGAGCCCCCATTGCTGGAGGTACCCCCTTACTCTTCGAGTGAAAAAGCTTGTTTTGTTCtggaaacagggaaatatattaaAGGTGGATGGTGGCTGTTCTCTGATGGGAGACTAGACGTCCCAGAGACAATAGCCTCAAGGTTTGTGAAGCAGATCCATCAAAGAACACACACTGGAAACTAG
- the LOC100970694 gene encoding rhox homeobox family member 2-like isoform X2, producing the protein MWGAPLPRHPIWDVRSASARPRPCLGDMNAMVLSLTEEAEEEEEDAQPEPEQGTAAGEKLKSAGAQGGEEKDGGGEEKDGGGAEVPGHLWEGNLEGTSRSDGNVEDNDQSEKEPGQQDSRPQGAVGGLEPGNAFTPLQLQELERIFQCEQFPSEFLRGWLARSMNVTELAVQIWFENRRAKWERHQRASMARNMLPFMAVGQPVMVTAAEAIMAPLFISGMRDGYFWGHSHSSSLCFPMPPFPPPSLPLPLMLLPPMPPAGQAEFGPFPFVIVPSFTFPNV; encoded by the exons atgtggggagcgcctctgccccgccaccccatctgggatgtgaggagcgcctcggctCGGCCgcgaccctgtctgggag ATATGAATGCTATGGTGCTGTCGCTTACTGAAGAGgcggaagaggaggaagaggatgcaCAGCCTGAGCCTGAGCAAGGCACAGCAGCAGGAGAAAAGTTAAAGTCGGCAGGAGCCCAAGGCGGAGAAGAAAAAGATGGCGGCGGAGAAGAAAAAGATGGCGGCGGCGCAGAAGTTCCTGGCCACCTATGGGAAGGAAACCTCGAGGGCACCAGCCGCAGCGATGGCAACGTTGAGGACAACGACCAGAGCGAGAAGGAACCTGGGCAGCAGGATTCGCGCCCACAGGGCGCCGTCGGGGGGCTGGAGCCTGGCAACGCCTTCACCCCATTGCAGCTGCAGGAGCTGGAGCGCATTTTCCAATGCGAGCAGTTCCCCAGTGAGTTCCTGCG AGGGTGGCTGGCAAGAAGCATGAATGTGACTGAACTCGCAGTGCAG ATTTGGTTTGAGAATAGAAGAGCCAAATGGGAGAGACATCAGAGGGCATCAATGGCAAGAAACATGCTGCCCTTCATGGCAGTGGGCCAGCCTGTCATGGTAACCGCAGCTGAGGCCATAATGGCACCCTTGTTCATCAGCGGGATGAGAGATGGTTACTTCTGGGGCCACAGCCATTCCAGCAGCCTGTGTTTCCCCATGCCACCCTTTCCTCCTCCGTCCTTGCCCCTTCCACTCATGCTTCTTCCACCTATGCCACCCGCTGGCCAGGCTGAATTTGGCCCATTCCCTTTTGTTATCGTGCCTTCTTTCACATTCCCCAATGTCTAA
- the LOC100970694 gene encoding rhox homeobox family member 2-like isoform X1 encodes MEPPDQCSQYITSLLSPGVDEEKELQDMNAMVLSLTEEAEEEEEDAQPEPEQGTAAGEKLKSAGAQGGEEKDGGGEEKDGGGAEVPGHLWEGNLEGTSRSDGNVEDNDQSEKEPGQQDSRPQGAVGGLEPGNAFTPLQLQELERIFQCEQFPSEFLRGWLARSMNVTELAVQIWFENRRAKWERHQRASMARNMLPFMAVGQPVMVTAAEAIMAPLFISGMRDGYFWGHSHSSSLCFPMPPFPPPSLPLPLMLLPPMPPAGQAEFGPFPFVIVPSFTFPNV; translated from the exons ATGGAGCCTCCGGACCAGTGTAGCCAGTATATCACCAGCTTGCTCAGCCCTGGAGTCGACGAGGAGAAAGAACTACAGG ATATGAATGCTATGGTGCTGTCGCTTACTGAAGAGgcggaagaggaggaagaggatgcaCAGCCTGAGCCTGAGCAAGGCACAGCAGCAGGAGAAAAGTTAAAGTCGGCAGGAGCCCAAGGCGGAGAAGAAAAAGATGGCGGCGGAGAAGAAAAAGATGGCGGCGGCGCAGAAGTTCCTGGCCACCTATGGGAAGGAAACCTCGAGGGCACCAGCCGCAGCGATGGCAACGTTGAGGACAACGACCAGAGCGAGAAGGAACCTGGGCAGCAGGATTCGCGCCCACAGGGCGCCGTCGGGGGGCTGGAGCCTGGCAACGCCTTCACCCCATTGCAGCTGCAGGAGCTGGAGCGCATTTTCCAATGCGAGCAGTTCCCCAGTGAGTTCCTGCG AGGGTGGCTGGCAAGAAGCATGAATGTGACTGAACTCGCAGTGCAG ATTTGGTTTGAGAATAGAAGAGCCAAATGGGAGAGACATCAGAGGGCATCAATGGCAAGAAACATGCTGCCCTTCATGGCAGTGGGCCAGCCTGTCATGGTAACCGCAGCTGAGGCCATAATGGCACCCTTGTTCATCAGCGGGATGAGAGATGGTTACTTCTGGGGCCACAGCCATTCCAGCAGCCTGTGTTTCCCCATGCCACCCTTTCCTCCTCCGTCCTTGCCCCTTCCACTCATGCTTCTTCCACCTATGCCACCCGCTGGCCAGGCTGAATTTGGCCCATTCCCTTTTGTTATCGTGCCTTCTTTCACATTCCCCAATGTCTAA